A single Henriciella sp. AS95 DNA region contains:
- the phaR gene encoding polyhydroxyalkanoate synthesis repressor PhaR, whose protein sequence is MAKGHGSGDTVVIKKYANRRLYDTSTSSYVTLDHLAELVRKEVNFEVLDAKTGEDLTRAVLTQIIFERETKGDGALPLSFLRQLIGFYGGGSQSMLPAWLDMSMNSFAASQEKLKKAMGGAHPMAFFETQARRNMDMFEQAMKMFTPPMAGATSATEPEEPAAPDAPEEEPDDERDAAMSALKAQMKMMQEQLESLSKK, encoded by the coding sequence ATGGCCAAAGGGCATGGATCAGGCGACACAGTTGTAATCAAAAAGTACGCGAACCGGCGACTTTATGACACGTCAACATCCTCCTATGTCACACTCGACCATCTCGCCGAGCTTGTGCGCAAGGAAGTCAATTTCGAAGTTCTGGATGCAAAAACGGGTGAAGACCTGACCCGCGCTGTTCTCACGCAGATCATCTTCGAGCGTGAAACCAAGGGCGACGGGGCATTGCCGCTCTCATTCCTTCGCCAGCTGATCGGCTTTTATGGTGGCGGGTCCCAGTCCATGCTGCCGGCCTGGCTGGACATGAGCATGAACAGCTTCGCTGCGAGCCAGGAAAAGTTGAAGAAAGCGATGGGCGGTGCCCACCCGATGGCCTTCTTCGAAACCCAGGCGCGGCGCAATATGGACATGTTCGAGCAGGCGATGAAAATGTTCACCCCGCCAATGGCCGGTGCAACCTCAGCGACCGAGCCGGAAGAACCCGCAGCGCCTGACGCGCCCGAAGAGGAGCCTGATGACGAGCGCGACGCCGCGATGTCAGCGCTCAAGGCGCAAATGAAAATGATGCAGGAACAGCTGGAAAGCCTGTCGAAGAAATAG
- the phbB gene encoding acetoacetyl-CoA reductase: protein MAKVALVTGGTRGIGRAISEYMKQKGFSVAANYGGNAEAAKQCEEELGIKCYQFDVSDYDAVGEGLKAIESDLGPVDVVINNAGITWDGPFHKMSKEQWDKVIDVDLTSAFNVTRQVWEGMRERGWGRIINISSINGQKGQFGQANYSAAKAGLIGFTKALAQEGAKKGITVNVVAPGYIDTEMVRAVPEKVLESIISTIPVGRLGKAEEIAAMCGFLASDEAAFITGATMTVNGAQYIAG from the coding sequence ATGGCGAAAGTTGCGTTGGTGACAGGGGGGACGCGCGGGATCGGGCGGGCCATCAGTGAATACATGAAGCAGAAGGGTTTTTCCGTCGCGGCCAATTATGGTGGCAACGCTGAAGCGGCGAAACAATGTGAAGAGGAACTGGGCATCAAGTGCTATCAGTTCGATGTCTCTGACTATGACGCTGTGGGTGAGGGCCTGAAAGCGATCGAAAGCGATCTTGGGCCTGTCGACGTCGTTATCAATAATGCCGGCATCACCTGGGACGGACCGTTTCACAAAATGTCGAAAGAGCAGTGGGACAAGGTCATCGATGTCGATTTGACCTCCGCGTTCAATGTCACCCGGCAGGTCTGGGAAGGCATGCGCGAGCGCGGCTGGGGCCGCATCATCAATATTTCCTCAATCAACGGACAGAAGGGCCAGTTCGGCCAGGCGAACTATTCTGCTGCCAAGGCTGGTCTGATCGGTTTCACCAAGGCGCTCGCCCAGGAAGGCGCCAAGAAGGGCATCACGGTGAATGTCGTCGCGCCCGGCTATATCGACACTGAAATGGTGCGTGCGGTGCCGGAGAAGGTGCTTGAGAGCATTATCTCGACCATTCCCGTGGGCCGGCTCGGCAAGGCTGAAGAGATCGCCGCCATGTGCGGTTTCCTCGCTTCAGATGAGGCGGCCTTTATTACCGGCGCAACCATGACGGTGAACGGCGCGCAGTATATCGCAGGCTAG
- a CDS encoding aminotransferase class V-fold PLP-dependent enzyme, which yields MSDDIPASRAEAAACDASDPLRQKRDAFDLEAGLIYLDGHSLGPASHSSLEAVNVAGHQEWRRGLIRSWNDAGWFALARDTGRRLARLIGVDANEVIVADSVSLNLHKLAAAARALAQSPMLIVEEDEFPTDQYMIEALAELAGADFVRAAPGAGLDTLSRTGGILIKSVVSYRSAAVTDIKAAEQRAREADGVIIWDLSHATGIIDLDLKAAGARFAAGCTYKYLNGGPGAPAFLYVDQDIVQSVSSPLPGWMGHARPFAFEPAYAPAPDIRRFAAGTPPILSLRAMAGALDVFDDVDMAQSELKARRLGDLVLSRTRAMSLKTISPGSGKRRGGHVSVLHEHGYAIVQALIARGIIADFRAPDTIRFGVAPLYLSFTDIWDAMDALEDILSSRSYTAPEFNQRAAVT from the coding sequence ATGAGCGACGATATTCCGGCATCGAGGGCTGAGGCCGCCGCTTGCGACGCGTCTGACCCGCTGCGCCAGAAGCGGGACGCCTTCGATCTTGAAGCCGGGCTGATCTATCTGGACGGGCACTCGCTTGGTCCGGCCTCCCACTCGTCTCTGGAGGCCGTCAACGTCGCCGGTCATCAGGAATGGCGGCGCGGCCTCATCCGGTCCTGGAATGATGCCGGCTGGTTTGCCCTGGCGCGAGACACCGGCCGCCGCCTCGCCCGCCTTATCGGTGTGGACGCGAACGAGGTCATCGTCGCCGACAGCGTGTCACTGAACCTCCACAAGCTAGCTGCTGCCGCCCGCGCCCTCGCCCAGTCTCCCATGTTGATCGTCGAGGAAGACGAGTTCCCGACCGATCAATACATGATCGAAGCGCTCGCCGAGCTTGCCGGTGCTGACTTTGTCAGAGCAGCGCCAGGCGCCGGTCTGGACACGCTGTCTCGAACGGGCGGGATCCTGATCAAGTCTGTCGTCAGCTATCGCTCCGCCGCAGTGACCGATATCAAAGCAGCAGAACAGCGCGCCCGTGAAGCCGACGGCGTCATCATCTGGGACCTCAGTCACGCAACCGGCATCATCGACCTGGATCTCAAAGCGGCCGGTGCCCGGTTCGCGGCCGGCTGCACCTACAAATACCTCAATGGCGGCCCGGGCGCGCCCGCCTTTCTCTATGTTGATCAAGACATCGTCCAGTCAGTGTCCTCGCCGCTGCCGGGCTGGATGGGGCATGCCCGCCCCTTCGCGTTCGAACCGGCTTACGCACCCGCACCAGACATTCGCCGCTTCGCCGCCGGAACACCGCCGATCCTGTCGCTTCGCGCCATGGCCGGGGCACTGGATGTGTTCGACGATGTCGACATGGCGCAGAGTGAGCTGAAGGCCCGCCGCCTTGGCGACCTTGTCCTTTCACGAACCCGTGCAATGAGTCTCAAAACAATTTCACCCGGCAGCGGCAAACGGCGCGGCGGTCATGTCAGCGTCCTGCACGAGCACGGATACGCCATTGTCCAAGCGCTTATTGCGCGCGGCATCATCGCCGACTTCCGGGCGCCCGACACAATCCGCTTCGGCGTCGCGCCGCTCTATCTCAGCTTCACAGACATCTGGGACGCCATGGACGCGCTCGAAGATATTCTGAGCAGCCGCTCTTACACAGCCCCAGAGTTCAACCAACGCGCAGCAGTGACATAA
- a CDS encoding thermonuclease family protein, which yields MRLSGWIMLLALAVSAGCSKPGPLDAMHEGERGRVVRIIDGDALVLDTGQSVRLVGIEAPALNKRYGDPDAYAEKAARALEDMVMGREVRLHYPGLTRDRYDRALAHLSTEDGAGPSYWVNLEMVRQGHVRVRLYPDTDGAGAELFAAEKEARERGLGLWSLRDYRPKPWADFDPDYRGFAIVEGVIDGEVDRPDEEARRTLCARAMRNSDLVIDIAFTARTSCDVAAGTRVELRGWISEKRMELVHPLHLEVLPEGGD from the coding sequence ATGCGTCTTTCAGGCTGGATCATGTTGCTTGCCCTGGCTGTAAGCGCCGGATGCTCGAAGCCGGGGCCGCTGGACGCCATGCATGAGGGCGAGCGAGGCCGCGTGGTACGCATTATCGACGGCGATGCCCTCGTCCTCGATACAGGCCAGAGCGTGCGCCTGGTTGGAATCGAAGCCCCAGCTCTCAACAAGCGCTATGGCGACCCCGACGCCTATGCCGAAAAGGCGGCCCGGGCGCTTGAGGACATGGTCATGGGAAGAGAAGTCCGCCTGCACTATCCCGGCCTCACCCGTGACCGCTATGACCGCGCCCTGGCGCACCTGTCGACCGAAGACGGGGCAGGCCCTTCCTATTGGGTCAATCTGGAGATGGTCCGGCAGGGGCATGTGCGTGTGAGGCTCTACCCCGACACAGATGGGGCCGGCGCCGAACTGTTCGCCGCAGAGAAGGAGGCGCGTGAGCGCGGCCTCGGCCTCTGGTCTTTGAGGGACTACCGCCCGAAACCCTGGGCCGACTTCGATCCGGATTATCGCGGATTTGCCATCGTCGAAGGTGTAATCGACGGCGAGGTAGACCGGCCGGACGAAGAGGCGCGGCGGACGCTATGTGCGCGCGCCATGCGGAACAGTGACCTGGTCATCGATATAGCTTTCACAGCCCGAACGTCTTGCGACGTGGCCGCAGGAACGCGCGTCGAGCTACGCGGCTGGATAAGTGAAAAGCGGATGGAGCTTGTCCACCCGCTTCACCTTGAAGTCCTGCCCGAAGGCGGCGACTAG